The Sander vitreus isolate 19-12246 chromosome 5, sanVit1, whole genome shotgun sequence genome includes a region encoding these proteins:
- the slc8b1 gene encoding mitochondrial sodium/calcium exchanger protein isoform X1 — protein MCFAVYLSLLLVFSYHQQVTSGSHVLRNQHGVGLSKNTTLPMMFQNNNDECDLVMNLSAADRCAFVKNTPDCNMEDGFINYLQVAFCLLPPNLTPLTITLCIIWLIFLFIILGLAASKFFCPNLSAISTSLHLTHNVAGVTFLALGNGAPDVFSAMAAFSHPHTAGLAVGALFGAGIFVTTVVAGSVALVKPFAVASRPFLRDVIFYMAAVFWTFLMLYRGTTTLGETLGYLGLYVVYVLTVIISAYIYNRQKHSMNVAPIPAEFHSSDSSDDEVPCLTGGTVQQEYESEYRPLLPYSESTIKILLSSLNPVDNRKWRRKSWSWRVLKVLKTPLEVLLLLCIPVVDPDKEDRNWRRPLNCLHLITAPLVCVLTFQSGIYGDYMIQGQFPLWLLIFLLGLFLSAIVFCTTTNECPPKYHPLFSLLGFVVSAVLISAAASEVVSLLHMLGVVLSLSNTVLGLTLLAWGNSIGDSFSDITIARQGYPRMAISACFGGIIFNMLFGVGLGCLLQMVQTHSYVQFEAEGLLTWILAASLGLSLVLSFVIVPLCRFHLGRAYGIFLIVFYAIFLIIALLTEFGKIHIV, from the exons ATGTGTTTTGCCGTGTACCTGTCACTTCTGCTGGTGTTCTCGTATCACCAGCAGGTCACCTCGGGCTCCCATGTCCTCAGGAACCAGCATGGTGTCGGATTATCTAAAAACACCACACTACCCATGATGTTTCAAAACAACAACGATGAG tgTGACCTTGTGATGAACCTCAGTGCTGCAGATCGCTGTGCGTTTGtgaagaacacaccagactgtAACATGGAAGATGGCTTCATCAACTACCTTCAAGTGGCCTTCTGTCTGCTTCCTCCTAACCTCACACCTCTCACCATCACGCTCTGT ATTATATGGCTGATCTTTTTGTTTATCATTCTCGGACTCGCAGCATCTAAATT TTTCTGTCCCAACCTGTCAGCCATCTCTACCAGTCTGCACCTCACTCACAACGTGGCC GGTGTGACGTTTCTGGCTCTTGGTAATGGAGCTCCGGATGTCTTCAGTGCCATGGCAGCGTTCTCTCACCCACACACCGCTGGGCTGGCTGTTGGAGCCTTATttg GAGCTGGTATATTTGTCACCACAGTAGTTGCTGGCAGCGTGGCCCTGGTCAAGCCTTTCGCTGTGGCCTCCCGTCCATTTCTGCGTGATGTCATCTTTTACATGGCGGCAGTGTTTTGGACTTTCCTTATGTTGTACAGAGGAACCACGACACTGGGAGAAACACTgg GGTACTTGGGCCTCTATGTGGTGTATGTGTTGACTGTTATCATCAGCGCGTACATCTACAACCGGCAGAAACATTCAATGAACGTTGCACCTATTCCAG CAGAGTTTCACTCATCTGACTCGTCTGATGATGAAGTTCCCTGCCTGACTGGAGGAACCGTCCAACAGGAGTACG agtcaGAGTACAGGCCGCTTCTTCCTTACTCCGAGTCCACGATTAAGATCCTGCTGAGCTCCCTGAACCCAGTGGACAACCGGAAGTGGAGGAGGAAATCATGGAGCTGGAGAGTCCTCAAAGTactaaag ACACCTCTAGAggtcctgctgctgctctgcatccCCGTGGTCGACCCTGATAAAGAAGACAGGAACTGGAGGCGCCCACTGAACTGCCTTCATCTGATCACTGCTCCTCTGGTGTGTGTGCTTACTTTCCAGTCTGGAATAT ATGGAGATTATATGATCCAAGGACAGTTTCCCCTCTGGCTGCTGATTTTTCTGCTGGGACTTTTTCTGTCTGCTATTGTCTTCTGCACCACCACTAATGAGTGTCCTCCCAAATATCACCCA CTGTTTTCTCTGTTGGGCTTTGTTGTGAGTGCTGTGTTGATCAGTGCAGCGGCCTCTGAAGTGGTCAGTCTTCTGCACATGCTTGGTGTGGTGCTGAGTCTCAGCAACACTGTGCTGGGGCTGACTCTGTTGGCCTGGGGCAACAGCATAGGAG ACTCTTTCTCTGACATCACCATCGCCCGGCAAGGTTACCCACGGATGGCCATATCTGCCTGTTTTGGAGGCATCATTTTCA ACATGCTGTTTGGAGTGGGTTTAGGATGTCTGCTACAGATGGTTCAAACACATTCTTATGTGCAG tTTGAAGCAGAGGGTTTGTTGACGTGGATTCTTGCAGCATCTCTGGGTTTGTCTTTGGTCCTGTCCTTCGTCATTGTTCCCCTGTGCCGTTTCCACTTGGGTCGGGCATACGGGATTTTTCTCATCGTCTTCTATGCCATCTTTCTTATCATTGCACTGCTCACAGAGTTTGGGAAGATCCACATTGTGTAG
- the LOC144518167 gene encoding acyl-CoA dehydrogenase family member 11 codes for MSMCSVLLTRSVAGSCSRVWCGVPPALIHIRSASVAEPGTRRSNEEQLWEAAGYLPFSRANLGSFFQERPVLKNPFLEDALLRGYLRRHLPQEAPFSDLCAFGERVANEVDDWGRECEVTPPRLVHFDPWGRRVDHIVTSPAWKRMKDLSAQEGLVAIGYERSFGEWSRVYQMSKLYIFSPSSGLYTCPLAMTDGAAKVIQSIGVSWPVDEAYGRLTTRQPERFWTSGQWMTERQGGSDVASGTETVAVPQTDGSYKLHGFKWFTSATDADMTLTLARAQDRTGATTPGSRGLSLFYGEVSRDEDGRLKGIEVQRLKDKLGTRQMPTAELLLDGLPAHRLSEDGKGVASIANMLTITRIHNSTSAAAVMRRVVQLARDYATRRTAFGKLLKDHPLHMQTLARMEVETRGAFLLVMDVCRLLGREESGMATQLDAHLLRLLTPVAKLYTGKQAVAVVSEGLESFGGQGYIEDTGLPGLLRDAQVLSIWEGTTNVLSLDVLRSVARSSGMVLHAYFTHAKSLLAGASNVSSLAPAVKAVDGALSELEDFVQIAATRAPGYLELAARDLAYSLARIYTGALLIDHACWKGASSSDTYAALRWCEHDLCPVATKQARGCYDLSTAPLDAALVYDRPVQG; via the exons ATGTCAATGTGCTCAGTCCTACTGACCCGCAGTGTAGCTGGAAGCTGCTCCAGGGTGTGGTGTGGTGTTCCTCCAGCGCTCATACACATCAGATCAGCCAGTGTAGCTGAGCCGGGCACAAGAAGATCTAATGAAGAACAACTGTGGGAGGCAGCAGGGTACCTGCCGTTCTCTAGAGCCAATTTAGGATCTTTCTTTCAGGAAAGGCCAGTGCTGAAGAACCCATTTCTAGAGGATGCCTTGCTCAGAGGATACCTGAGGAGACACCTGCCCCAGGAG GCACCTTTCTCAGACTTGTGTGCATTTGGAGAGCGTGTGGCAAATGAAGTGGACGACTGGGGTAGAGAGTGTGAGGTTACTCCTCCACGTTTGGTGCACTTTGACCCCTGGGGTCGCAGAGTGGACCACATCGTGACCTCCCCGGCCTGGAAACGCATGAAAGACCTGTCTGCACAGGAAGGACTGGTTGCCATTGGTTATGAGAGGTCCTTTGGGGAGTGGAG tcGTGTGTACCAAATGAGCAAGTTGTAcatcttctctccctcctctggtCTCTACACCTGTCCTCTGGCAATGACTGATGGAGCTGCTAAAGTCATTCAG TCCATAGGTGTTTCATGGCCCGTAGATGAAGCCTACGGTCGTTTGACCACCCGTCAGCCTGAACGTTTCTGGACGTCCGGACAGTGGATGACGGAAAGACAGGGAGGATCTGACGTGG CCAGTGGCACAGAGACGGTGGCTGTTCCCCAGACAGATGGTTCATACAAACTCCACGGCTTCAAGTGGTTCACCTCTGCTACAGACGCAGATATGACTCTCACACTGGCCAGAGCGCAGGACAGAACAGGAGCAACCACGCCG GGCAGCAGGGGTTTGTCTTTGTTCTACGGAGAGGTGAGTAGAGATGAGGATGGACGACTGAAGGGTATAGAGGTTCAGAGACTGAAGGACAAGTTGGGCACAAGACAGATGCCGACTGCTGAGTTACTGCTGGACGGCCTGCCGGCACACAGG CTCTCAGAGGATGGGAAAGGTGTGGCCTCCATAGCTAACATGCTGACTATAACCCGGATCCACAACAGCACGTCTGCAGCAGCCGTGATGAGAAG GGTGGTCCAGTTAGCTCGTGACTACGCCACTCGCCGCACTGCCTTTGGAAAGCTTCTTAAAGACCACCCGCTGCACATGCAGACTCTCGCTAGGATGGAG GTGGAGACTCGTGGAGCGTTCCTTCTGGTGATGGATGTGTGCCGTCTGCTGGGCCGAGAGGAAAGCGGCATGGCAACGCAGCTTGATGCACACCTGCTGCGTCTGCTCACTCCTGTGGCCAAACTGTACACTGGGAAGCAG GCGGTGGCTGTGGTGTCAGAGGGTTTGGAAAGCTTCGGTGGACAGGGCTACATTGAGGATACCGGGTTGCCTGGTCTACTTCGCGATGCACAG gtGTTGAGTATATGGGAAGGTACCACAAATGTTCTGTCTCTGGACGTGCTGCGCTCTGTGGCTCGTAGCTCAGGAATGGTTCTTCACGCTTACTTCACCCATGCCAAG TCCCTGCTTGCAGGTGCATCAAATGTTTCTTCATTGGCCCCGGCGGTGAAAGCAGTAGATGGTGCTCTCTCTGAGCTGGAGGACTTTGTTCAGATAGCAGCTACAAGAGCACCCGGCTACCTGGAACTAGCAGCCAGAGACCTGGCGTACAGCCTGGCTCGCATCTACACGG GTGCGCTACTCATTGACCATGCATGTTGGAAAGGAGCCTCTTCATCTGACACCTATGCAGCTCTCag GTGGTGTGAACACGACTTGTGTCCTGTGGCAACTAAACAGGCGAGAGGCTGCTACGATCTCAGCACAGCACCACTTGATGCTGCGCTGGTGTATGACCGGCCGGTCCAAGGCTGA
- the slc8b1 gene encoding mitochondrial sodium/calcium exchanger protein isoform X2, with the protein MCFAVYLSLLLVFSYHQQVTSGSHVLRNQHGVGLSKNTTLPMMFQNNNDECDLVMNLSAADRCAFVKNTPDCNMEDGFINYLQVAFCLLPPNLTPLTITLCIIWLIFLFIILGLAASKFFCPNLSAISTSLHLTHNVAGVTFLALGNGAPDVFSAMAAFSHPHTAGLAVGALFGAGIFVTTVVAGSVALVKPFAVASRPFLRDVIFYMAAVFWTFLMLYRGTTTLGETLGYLGLYVVYVLTVIISAYIYNRQKHSMNVAPIPEFHSSDSSDDEVPCLTGGTVQQEYESEYRPLLPYSESTIKILLSSLNPVDNRKWRRKSWSWRVLKVLKTPLEVLLLLCIPVVDPDKEDRNWRRPLNCLHLITAPLVCVLTFQSGIYGDYMIQGQFPLWLLIFLLGLFLSAIVFCTTTNECPPKYHPLFSLLGFVVSAVLISAAASEVVSLLHMLGVVLSLSNTVLGLTLLAWGNSIGDSFSDITIARQGYPRMAISACFGGIIFNMLFGVGLGCLLQMVQTHSYVQFEAEGLLTWILAASLGLSLVLSFVIVPLCRFHLGRAYGIFLIVFYAIFLIIALLTEFGKIHIV; encoded by the exons ATGTGTTTTGCCGTGTACCTGTCACTTCTGCTGGTGTTCTCGTATCACCAGCAGGTCACCTCGGGCTCCCATGTCCTCAGGAACCAGCATGGTGTCGGATTATCTAAAAACACCACACTACCCATGATGTTTCAAAACAACAACGATGAG tgTGACCTTGTGATGAACCTCAGTGCTGCAGATCGCTGTGCGTTTGtgaagaacacaccagactgtAACATGGAAGATGGCTTCATCAACTACCTTCAAGTGGCCTTCTGTCTGCTTCCTCCTAACCTCACACCTCTCACCATCACGCTCTGT ATTATATGGCTGATCTTTTTGTTTATCATTCTCGGACTCGCAGCATCTAAATT TTTCTGTCCCAACCTGTCAGCCATCTCTACCAGTCTGCACCTCACTCACAACGTGGCC GGTGTGACGTTTCTGGCTCTTGGTAATGGAGCTCCGGATGTCTTCAGTGCCATGGCAGCGTTCTCTCACCCACACACCGCTGGGCTGGCTGTTGGAGCCTTATttg GAGCTGGTATATTTGTCACCACAGTAGTTGCTGGCAGCGTGGCCCTGGTCAAGCCTTTCGCTGTGGCCTCCCGTCCATTTCTGCGTGATGTCATCTTTTACATGGCGGCAGTGTTTTGGACTTTCCTTATGTTGTACAGAGGAACCACGACACTGGGAGAAACACTgg GGTACTTGGGCCTCTATGTGGTGTATGTGTTGACTGTTATCATCAGCGCGTACATCTACAACCGGCAGAAACATTCAATGAACGTTGCACCTATTCCAG AGTTTCACTCATCTGACTCGTCTGATGATGAAGTTCCCTGCCTGACTGGAGGAACCGTCCAACAGGAGTACG agtcaGAGTACAGGCCGCTTCTTCCTTACTCCGAGTCCACGATTAAGATCCTGCTGAGCTCCCTGAACCCAGTGGACAACCGGAAGTGGAGGAGGAAATCATGGAGCTGGAGAGTCCTCAAAGTactaaag ACACCTCTAGAggtcctgctgctgctctgcatccCCGTGGTCGACCCTGATAAAGAAGACAGGAACTGGAGGCGCCCACTGAACTGCCTTCATCTGATCACTGCTCCTCTGGTGTGTGTGCTTACTTTCCAGTCTGGAATAT ATGGAGATTATATGATCCAAGGACAGTTTCCCCTCTGGCTGCTGATTTTTCTGCTGGGACTTTTTCTGTCTGCTATTGTCTTCTGCACCACCACTAATGAGTGTCCTCCCAAATATCACCCA CTGTTTTCTCTGTTGGGCTTTGTTGTGAGTGCTGTGTTGATCAGTGCAGCGGCCTCTGAAGTGGTCAGTCTTCTGCACATGCTTGGTGTGGTGCTGAGTCTCAGCAACACTGTGCTGGGGCTGACTCTGTTGGCCTGGGGCAACAGCATAGGAG ACTCTTTCTCTGACATCACCATCGCCCGGCAAGGTTACCCACGGATGGCCATATCTGCCTGTTTTGGAGGCATCATTTTCA ACATGCTGTTTGGAGTGGGTTTAGGATGTCTGCTACAGATGGTTCAAACACATTCTTATGTGCAG tTTGAAGCAGAGGGTTTGTTGACGTGGATTCTTGCAGCATCTCTGGGTTTGTCTTTGGTCCTGTCCTTCGTCATTGTTCCCCTGTGCCGTTTCCACTTGGGTCGGGCATACGGGATTTTTCTCATCGTCTTCTATGCCATCTTTCTTATCATTGCACTGCTCACAGAGTTTGGGAAGATCCACATTGTGTAG
- the slc8b1 gene encoding mitochondrial sodium/calcium exchanger protein isoform X3, protein MCFAVYLSLLLVFSYHQQVTSGSHVLRNQHGVGLSKNTTLPMMFQNNNDECDLVMNLSAADRCAFVKNTPDCNMEDGFINYLQVAFCLLPPNLTPLTITLCIIWLIFLFIILGLAASKFFCPNLSAISTSLHLTHNVAGVTFLALGNGAPDVFSAMAAFSHPHTAGLAVGALFGAGIFVTTVVAGSVALVKPFAVASRPFLRDVIFYMAAVFWTFLMLYRGTTTLGETLAEFHSSDSSDDEVPCLTGGTVQQEYESEYRPLLPYSESTIKILLSSLNPVDNRKWRRKSWSWRVLKVLKTPLEVLLLLCIPVVDPDKEDRNWRRPLNCLHLITAPLVCVLTFQSGIYGDYMIQGQFPLWLLIFLLGLFLSAIVFCTTTNECPPKYHPLFSLLGFVVSAVLISAAASEVVSLLHMLGVVLSLSNTVLGLTLLAWGNSIGDSFSDITIARQGYPRMAISACFGGIIFNMLFGVGLGCLLQMVQTHSYVQFEAEGLLTWILAASLGLSLVLSFVIVPLCRFHLGRAYGIFLIVFYAIFLIIALLTEFGKIHIV, encoded by the exons ATGTGTTTTGCCGTGTACCTGTCACTTCTGCTGGTGTTCTCGTATCACCAGCAGGTCACCTCGGGCTCCCATGTCCTCAGGAACCAGCATGGTGTCGGATTATCTAAAAACACCACACTACCCATGATGTTTCAAAACAACAACGATGAG tgTGACCTTGTGATGAACCTCAGTGCTGCAGATCGCTGTGCGTTTGtgaagaacacaccagactgtAACATGGAAGATGGCTTCATCAACTACCTTCAAGTGGCCTTCTGTCTGCTTCCTCCTAACCTCACACCTCTCACCATCACGCTCTGT ATTATATGGCTGATCTTTTTGTTTATCATTCTCGGACTCGCAGCATCTAAATT TTTCTGTCCCAACCTGTCAGCCATCTCTACCAGTCTGCACCTCACTCACAACGTGGCC GGTGTGACGTTTCTGGCTCTTGGTAATGGAGCTCCGGATGTCTTCAGTGCCATGGCAGCGTTCTCTCACCCACACACCGCTGGGCTGGCTGTTGGAGCCTTATttg GAGCTGGTATATTTGTCACCACAGTAGTTGCTGGCAGCGTGGCCCTGGTCAAGCCTTTCGCTGTGGCCTCCCGTCCATTTCTGCGTGATGTCATCTTTTACATGGCGGCAGTGTTTTGGACTTTCCTTATGTTGTACAGAGGAACCACGACACTGGGAGAAACACTgg CAGAGTTTCACTCATCTGACTCGTCTGATGATGAAGTTCCCTGCCTGACTGGAGGAACCGTCCAACAGGAGTACG agtcaGAGTACAGGCCGCTTCTTCCTTACTCCGAGTCCACGATTAAGATCCTGCTGAGCTCCCTGAACCCAGTGGACAACCGGAAGTGGAGGAGGAAATCATGGAGCTGGAGAGTCCTCAAAGTactaaag ACACCTCTAGAggtcctgctgctgctctgcatccCCGTGGTCGACCCTGATAAAGAAGACAGGAACTGGAGGCGCCCACTGAACTGCCTTCATCTGATCACTGCTCCTCTGGTGTGTGTGCTTACTTTCCAGTCTGGAATAT ATGGAGATTATATGATCCAAGGACAGTTTCCCCTCTGGCTGCTGATTTTTCTGCTGGGACTTTTTCTGTCTGCTATTGTCTTCTGCACCACCACTAATGAGTGTCCTCCCAAATATCACCCA CTGTTTTCTCTGTTGGGCTTTGTTGTGAGTGCTGTGTTGATCAGTGCAGCGGCCTCTGAAGTGGTCAGTCTTCTGCACATGCTTGGTGTGGTGCTGAGTCTCAGCAACACTGTGCTGGGGCTGACTCTGTTGGCCTGGGGCAACAGCATAGGAG ACTCTTTCTCTGACATCACCATCGCCCGGCAAGGTTACCCACGGATGGCCATATCTGCCTGTTTTGGAGGCATCATTTTCA ACATGCTGTTTGGAGTGGGTTTAGGATGTCTGCTACAGATGGTTCAAACACATTCTTATGTGCAG tTTGAAGCAGAGGGTTTGTTGACGTGGATTCTTGCAGCATCTCTGGGTTTGTCTTTGGTCCTGTCCTTCGTCATTGTTCCCCTGTGCCGTTTCCACTTGGGTCGGGCATACGGGATTTTTCTCATCGTCTTCTATGCCATCTTTCTTATCATTGCACTGCTCACAGAGTTTGGGAAGATCCACATTGTGTAG